AACTGCATGGGAGTATGGGCTAGATTATAAAATGACAAACCATCCAGAGGAACAAATTCATACCATTATAAATACACTATATAACTCAATAGATATTATTAAAAAGTATAAAGATAATTACAATTTGAAATGTAAATTAGTTACGGTTATTTGTTTTAATTGTCAGCAGACTCGTGAGCTTGTTATGAATAAAAAGGCAATTGAATTTGCCAATCAAGTAAATGGGAGATTTGAATTCGATATTTATCATGACAACGATTAGAAAGGCGTTTTTAAGGATAGCGTGGATTCCATTTATTGTGTTGAATCGTAATTACTGAAACTTTTTTCAACTCGATTCCGTATGAAAGTATAACAAATCGTTTAGTTGGAGAGGGGAAA
This window of the Solibacillus isronensis genome carries:
- a CDS encoding DUF4279 domain-containing protein, which encodes MSFEIYKSIKLRCFIIEDYCSETRAYFTLFGEDFPLEEFTREIGIIPTEAYRKGEECIRGKTKHIRFETAWEYGLDYKMTNHPEEQIHTIINTLYNSIDIIKKYKDNYNLKCKLVTVICFNCQQTRELVMNKKAIEFANQVNGRFEFDIYHDND